One Edaphobacter flagellatus genomic region harbors:
- a CDS encoding cohesin domain-containing protein, with protein MLYSPERDSLAGDAFPGTRLARGSGVFSGSRLTLQGYLKEADRHRMGRGNKTVLSKLSLLAVEALSVIVLILLVSGSSPAAHAQSAAKWSKRGIEAEARQDWDTAYEDYKHATEKKPKELRYKAQFERMRFQAAVSHVDRGRVLRQNGDLNGALAEFTRALQIDGGNQAAAQELEQVQKELAAPPTPASAASTLSSPGVDAGSRDYATLAGPIELKPVSNDPLTLHMVEDVKNIYQAIGKMAGLNVIFDPDYTSKRIPVDLNNVSLADALRIVGVEAGTFYKPVTSNTIFVAQNNQTKRRDLDEMAVQTFYLTNASQQADANEVLTALRNLMDPSTKITLVQSQNAIVVRATPDQLLLAQKLMGDIDRARPEVVIDVAILQVNRDKTRNLGLTLPQSITITPQASPSSTSSSSSSSSSSTTTPSNFTLNSLANINATNFGVTIPAGTLTALLSSSDTRILQNPRVRASDGQRADLKIAQKIPIATGSYNAGVSTGVASIGVQTQFTYLDVGVEIDITPTVHYDRQVTLKAKLTVSSQQGSVTISGVTQPIIGQNTVEQVIQLKEGEPSILAGLVTKSDTRSTAGTPGLSELPLFKYFFATNNKDVQENEIIFLLIPHIVRESVLTRMNTRAIDTGTGQSFELRQDPTLGDLNIPVRPAGARSTTTQPTSAANAANAAALEMKQQAAPLTPPAPGTNPAANPVSQQQAAPTGPPVSLSVAPPAGNQAVGSTFQVSVNAANARDLYAVPLQVQFNPAVLQLVNVDAGDLLSRDGQAVSIVHRDEGNGLVTISTSRPPNVPGVNGQGSIATLTFKAVSAGDSNLALVKVGARNSSQTSLPAVGSQATVHVK; from the coding sequence ATGCTATACTCACCCGAGCGCGACAGCCTGGCAGGCGACGCCTTTCCAGGAACTCGCCTCGCCCGCGGCTCAGGCGTATTCTCTGGCTCACGGCTCACTCTTCAAGGCTATTTAAAGGAAGCAGACAGACACAGAATGGGTCGCGGCAACAAGACAGTCCTCTCGAAGCTCTCCCTCCTCGCCGTCGAGGCGCTTTCAGTTATCGTGCTTATCCTTCTCGTCTCCGGCAGCTCTCCGGCTGCGCACGCCCAGTCCGCAGCGAAGTGGAGCAAGCGAGGCATTGAAGCCGAAGCTCGCCAGGACTGGGATACCGCCTACGAGGACTACAAACACGCTACGGAGAAGAAGCCCAAAGAGCTGCGCTACAAAGCTCAGTTTGAGCGCATGCGTTTCCAGGCCGCTGTCTCGCACGTTGATCGTGGCCGCGTCCTGCGCCAGAACGGCGACCTCAATGGAGCACTCGCCGAGTTTACTCGCGCACTCCAGATCGATGGCGGTAATCAGGCTGCTGCCCAGGAGCTAGAGCAGGTTCAGAAGGAGCTTGCCGCTCCCCCCACGCCTGCTTCCGCTGCCAGTACATTGTCGTCTCCAGGTGTTGATGCAGGCTCCCGAGATTACGCTACGCTCGCTGGCCCTATTGAGCTCAAGCCCGTATCAAACGATCCGCTTACACTTCATATGGTTGAGGATGTGAAGAACATTTATCAGGCCATCGGCAAGATGGCTGGTCTCAATGTCATCTTCGACCCCGATTACACCTCGAAGCGTATCCCGGTTGACCTCAATAACGTCTCGCTCGCCGATGCTCTGCGTATCGTGGGGGTTGAGGCCGGCACTTTCTACAAGCCCGTAACCTCTAACACGATCTTTGTTGCGCAGAACAATCAGACCAAGCGCCGCGACCTCGACGAGATGGCCGTCCAGACCTTCTATCTCACCAACGCCTCACAGCAGGCCGATGCCAACGAGGTTCTTACCGCGTTGCGCAACCTGATGGACCCCAGCACCAAAATCACCCTGGTTCAGTCGCAAAATGCAATCGTCGTGCGCGCCACGCCCGACCAGCTTCTTCTTGCGCAGAAGCTCATGGGTGATATCGACCGTGCCCGTCCCGAAGTCGTTATCGATGTGGCCATTCTTCAAGTCAATCGTGACAAGACGCGCAATCTCGGGCTCACCCTCCCGCAGTCCATTACCATTACCCCGCAGGCATCGCCAAGTTCCACCAGCTCTTCAAGTTCCAGTTCTTCTAGCTCGACCACCACACCATCCAATTTCACGTTGAACTCGCTGGCTAATATCAACGCCACTAATTTTGGTGTGACTATTCCCGCAGGAACGCTTACCGCGCTGCTCTCTTCCTCCGACACACGCATCCTGCAGAATCCGCGAGTACGCGCTAGCGATGGCCAGCGTGCCGACCTCAAGATCGCTCAGAAGATCCCCATCGCCACCGGCTCCTATAATGCCGGCGTCTCCACTGGTGTTGCCAGTATTGGTGTGCAAACGCAGTTCACCTATCTGGACGTCGGCGTCGAGATCGACATTACGCCCACTGTTCACTATGACCGCCAGGTAACCCTCAAAGCCAAGCTGACGGTTTCTTCGCAGCAGGGCTCCGTTACAATCTCCGGCGTAACCCAGCCCATCATCGGTCAGAACACCGTCGAGCAGGTGATTCAGCTTAAGGAGGGTGAGCCCAGTATCCTGGCTGGCCTTGTTACCAAGTCGGATACACGCAGTACCGCTGGAACGCCGGGCCTCAGCGAGCTTCCTCTCTTCAAGTATTTCTTCGCTACCAATAACAAAGACGTGCAGGAGAACGAGATTATCTTTCTCCTCATCCCGCACATCGTCCGCGAATCCGTCCTTACGCGCATGAACACCCGCGCTATTGATACCGGTACCGGCCAGTCCTTCGAGCTTCGTCAGGATCCCACCCTTGGCGATCTCAATATCCCTGTCAGACCGGCTGGCGCGCGTTCCACTACGACGCAGCCCACATCAGCAGCCAATGCTGCCAACGCAGCTGCTCTTGAGATGAAGCAGCAGGCTGCTCCGCTAACGCCGCCCGCTCCAGGAACCAATCCAGCAGCCAATCCGGTATCGCAGCAACAAGCCGCACCAACCGGTCCGCCCGTCAGCCTCTCCGTAGCACCTCCGGCTGGCAACCAGGCTGTTGGAAGTACCTTCCAGGTTTCCGTCAATGCCGCTAACGCGCGCGATCTTTATGCCGTGCCGCTGCAGGTCCAGTTCAACCCTGCCGTCCTTCAGCTGGTAAACGTTGACGCGGGCGACTTGCTCTCACGCGATGGACAGGCAGTCTCTATCGTTCATCGTGACGAGGGCAACGGTCTGGTTACCATCTCCACCTCGCGGCCGCCCAACGTTCCTGGAGTCAACGGTCAGGGAAGCATCGCCACCCTGACCTTCAAGGCGGTCTCCGCAGGAGACTCCAACCTGGCCCTCGTCAAGGTCGGCGCGCGCAACAGCTCGCAGACCAGCCTGCCCGCCGTAGGCTCTCAGGCAACGGTGCATGTCAAGTGA
- a CDS encoding glycosyltransferase, which yields MIPALKTIIEILAWITALGWLWKAITAWRGLPTIPNLLESKFNRGPRDNPSIVVIVPARNEAEALPACLESLLAQDYNNLQIIAVDDRSTDATGNIIDTLAAKNPEKLRAIHITDLPSGWLGKTHAMALAARHALSVHRPDYLLFTDADILFAPDAIRRSLAQAVATNADHFVTFPTPIIKTRGEGMLLGYLGVMGLWATRPWKASDPKAVRDSIGIGAFNLLKTSAYQKLGGFDALRMEILEDLTLARKVKLAQLRQRVASAPGMVSVHWAAGITGVMNVMTKNLFSIFRFRLSLVVLACIWIIVFCLGPICFLFLPETRTAASLSLIAIAVLYALSRRYSLIATSYCILFPIAAILFVYSILRSTITTLKMDGVTWRGTFYPLAELRKHLTVLR from the coding sequence TTGATCCCTGCACTCAAAACAATCATCGAAATCCTCGCATGGATCACAGCCCTCGGCTGGCTCTGGAAAGCGATCACTGCCTGGCGAGGCCTTCCAACCATCCCCAATTTGCTCGAATCGAAGTTCAATCGCGGCCCACGCGATAATCCGTCGATCGTCGTTATCGTCCCCGCGCGCAACGAGGCCGAAGCCCTTCCAGCCTGCCTCGAATCGCTCCTCGCGCAGGACTACAACAACCTGCAGATCATCGCCGTCGACGACCGCTCCACCGACGCAACCGGTAATATCATCGACACTCTCGCCGCAAAGAATCCTGAAAAGCTCCGCGCCATTCACATCACCGACCTTCCCTCAGGCTGGCTCGGTAAAACGCACGCGATGGCGCTCGCAGCCCGCCACGCGCTCTCCGTCCATCGTCCCGATTACCTGCTCTTCACCGACGCCGACATCCTCTTCGCGCCTGACGCCATTCGCCGCTCTCTCGCCCAGGCCGTCGCCACCAACGCCGACCACTTCGTCACCTTCCCAACACCCATCATCAAAACCCGGGGAGAAGGTATGCTCCTCGGCTATCTCGGTGTGATGGGACTTTGGGCAACGCGCCCCTGGAAAGCCTCTGACCCTAAAGCCGTCCGCGACTCCATCGGCATCGGCGCCTTCAACCTTCTCAAAACCAGCGCCTACCAAAAACTCGGCGGCTTCGACGCTCTCCGCATGGAGATCCTTGAAGATCTCACTCTCGCCCGCAAAGTCAAACTGGCCCAACTCCGCCAACGCGTCGCCTCCGCCCCCGGAATGGTCAGTGTTCACTGGGCTGCGGGCATAACAGGGGTAATGAACGTCATGACGAAAAATCTCTTCTCCATCTTTCGTTTCCGTCTCTCGCTTGTCGTGCTCGCCTGCATCTGGATTATCGTGTTCTGTCTCGGACCTATATGCTTCCTCTTTCTGCCAGAGACCCGAACTGCAGCCTCATTGAGCCTGATCGCCATCGCAGTACTTTACGCTCTCTCTCGCCGCTACAGCTTGATTGCAACTTCTTACTGCATTCTGTTCCCGATTGCAGCCATCCTGTTCGTCTATTCCATCCTTCGCTCCACCATTACAACACTGAAAATGGACGGCGTTACGTGGCGAGGGACGTTCTATCCGCTCGCAGAGCTTAGAAAACATCTGACCGTACTTCGCTAG
- the queF gene encoding preQ(1) synthase has protein sequence MPKKDKAPKRTTGYTDDHAAAGLDTKFPEIETWPNQFPAYEILIDDPEFTSVCPKTGLPDFGRLTIRYMPHKRCMELKSLKEYLFTYRNLGIFQENIVNQVLDDVVKATDPQWALVVGDFRPRGGISTIVEAFYPRPKGSKGPRG, from the coding sequence ATGCCCAAGAAGGACAAAGCCCCCAAGCGCACTACCGGCTATACCGACGACCACGCCGCTGCCGGTCTCGATACAAAGTTTCCAGAGATCGAAACCTGGCCAAACCAGTTCCCGGCCTACGAGATCCTCATCGACGATCCCGAGTTCACCTCTGTCTGCCCCAAGACCGGACTGCCTGACTTCGGCCGCCTCACCATCCGTTATATGCCCCACAAGCGCTGCATGGAGTTGAAGAGCCTCAAGGAGTATCTCTTCACCTACCGCAACTTGGGTATCTTTCAGGAGAACATCGTCAACCAGGTTCTCGATGACGTCGTCAAAGCGACCGATCCCCAGTGGGCACTTGTAGTCGGCGATTTCCGCCCGCGCGGCGGCATCTCCACCATCGTTGAAGCCTTCTACCCACGTCCGAAGGGTTCAAAAGGCCCTCGCGGCTGA
- a CDS encoding M48 family metallopeptidase: MRRTMQLGLAALLTISFVSYAQTTPQSTPPPTTTDSSAPQATDDKSAKPDSTADTSKDSKNAKDTTSKKADSLPSPGEALDPHIKKGSEDDVDAVGTRNIGGRGLGNWYSTDWEIRNGKMYAMEIEKSAHMVTDPVVVEYVNRVGQNIVKNSDCKVPFTIKIIDSDEINAMALPGGFFYVNSGLILAADEEAELAGVMAHETAHVCAHHAARQMTKMNYAQIGSIPLIIFTQGTWTGYGIYEAAQLAIPITFLKFSRVDEAQADWLGVQYMYKAGYDPQAFIQFFEKIDALEKHKPGTLSKVFSDHPQTPDRIAHSEEEIATILPARPDYIVSTSEFDDVKARLARIENKRKLNDKGKDGKPTLRRVGGGNNDPNNPNAPSSTDDRPTLGRRD, encoded by the coding sequence ATGCGCCGCACAATGCAACTCGGTCTGGCCGCCCTGCTCACCATCTCCTTCGTCTCCTACGCACAGACCACGCCTCAGTCCACTCCGCCACCCACTACGACAGACTCTTCCGCACCACAGGCGACGGACGACAAGTCCGCGAAGCCCGACAGCACTGCCGACACTTCCAAAGATTCTAAGAACGCTAAAGACACCACGAGTAAGAAGGCCGACTCCCTTCCATCTCCCGGCGAGGCTCTTGATCCGCATATTAAGAAGGGAAGCGAGGACGATGTCGACGCCGTAGGCACCCGCAATATCGGCGGCCGCGGCCTGGGCAATTGGTACTCCACCGACTGGGAGATCCGCAACGGCAAGATGTACGCCATGGAGATCGAGAAGTCCGCTCATATGGTCACCGACCCGGTCGTCGTCGAGTACGTAAATCGCGTTGGACAGAACATCGTCAAGAACTCCGACTGCAAGGTACCCTTCACTATCAAGATCATTGACTCGGACGAGATCAATGCCATGGCTCTGCCTGGAGGCTTCTTCTACGTTAACTCCGGTCTTATCCTCGCAGCGGACGAAGAAGCTGAGCTTGCCGGTGTTATGGCCCACGAGACTGCCCACGTCTGCGCACACCATGCCGCTCGCCAGATGACCAAGATGAACTATGCGCAGATCGGCTCGATCCCGCTCATCATCTTTACGCAGGGAACATGGACCGGCTATGGCATCTACGAGGCTGCGCAGCTCGCCATCCCCATTACCTTCCTCAAATTCTCCCGTGTCGACGAAGCCCAGGCCGACTGGCTCGGCGTCCAGTACATGTACAAGGCAGGGTACGATCCGCAGGCCTTCATTCAGTTCTTCGAAAAGATCGATGCTCTCGAGAAGCACAAGCCCGGGACGCTCTCCAAGGTCTTCTCCGACCATCCGCAGACACCCGACCGCATCGCCCATTCTGAGGAAGAGATCGCTACCATTCTTCCGGCGCGGCCAGACTATATCGTCTCTACCTCCGAGTTCGATGACGTCAAAGCGCGTCTCGCTCGCATCGAAAATAAGCGCAAGCTCAACGACAAGGGCAAGGACGGCAAGCCCACTCTGCGACGCGTTGGCGGAGGCAACAACGACCCCAACAATCCCAATGCGCCATCGAGCACTGACGACCGTCCAACCCTGGGACGTAGAGATTAG
- a CDS encoding spinster family MFS transporter — MQQQATTLSPAILPLMATTIKKTASVAGATTALVLLTALNFVNYIDRYILPGVQEQIKGEFHLTDEHIGTLTFWFMIAYMLTSPITGWLGDRFPRKPMIVIAALFWSGINFFTASVNSYGSLNLRHAALGIGEASFGIFAPALLSDFYPPEQRNRVLTIFNIAIPVGAALGYLVGGIVGEHYGWRHAFIVSAIPGVIIALLILFFMKEPARGASQHEKAKLEKGTILTLVKNKAYLASILGYAAVTFSLGGISWWMPSFLQRVGGFAQSKAAFLMGAITVVTGLLGTITGGIIAQRWSKKTPKALYLVPAISAALAVPPALVCFFGPHNLTIPALAVAIFLIFLGTGPVNAATMNAVRPEVRATAMAGQLLVIHALGDAISPRIIGAVSDRSTLNLGLGSTLITLLLAAVIFFLGSRYAPPLTDDEAAATT; from the coding sequence ATGCAGCAGCAAGCAACGACACTCTCCCCTGCTATCCTCCCTCTAATGGCCACCACGATCAAAAAAACCGCCTCTGTCGCCGGAGCCACCACCGCGCTCGTCCTTCTCACCGCACTCAATTTCGTCAACTACATCGACCGCTACATCCTCCCCGGTGTTCAGGAGCAGATCAAAGGCGAGTTCCATCTCACCGACGAGCACATCGGCACACTCACCTTCTGGTTCATGATCGCCTACATGCTCACCTCGCCCATCACCGGCTGGCTGGGCGATCGCTTCCCGCGCAAGCCCATGATCGTCATCGCTGCGCTCTTCTGGTCAGGCATCAACTTCTTCACCGCGTCGGTCAACTCTTACGGCTCGCTCAATCTTCGCCACGCAGCCCTCGGCATCGGCGAAGCCAGCTTCGGCATCTTCGCCCCGGCCCTGCTCTCTGACTTCTATCCGCCAGAACAGCGTAACCGCGTCCTCACCATCTTCAACATCGCCATCCCCGTCGGCGCTGCACTCGGCTACCTCGTCGGCGGCATCGTCGGCGAGCACTATGGCTGGCGCCACGCCTTCATCGTCTCCGCCATCCCCGGAGTCATCATCGCTCTCCTCATCCTCTTCTTCATGAAGGAACCAGCACGCGGAGCCAGTCAGCATGAGAAAGCAAAATTGGAGAAAGGCACCATCCTCACGCTTGTAAAAAACAAAGCATACTTGGCGTCGATCCTCGGTTACGCCGCCGTCACCTTCTCCCTCGGCGGCATCTCTTGGTGGATGCCCTCCTTCCTCCAGCGCGTCGGCGGATTCGCGCAATCGAAGGCAGCCTTCCTGATGGGCGCCATCACAGTCGTCACCGGCCTCCTTGGAACCATCACCGGCGGCATCATCGCCCAGCGCTGGTCGAAGAAAACTCCAAAGGCGCTCTACCTCGTGCCCGCCATCAGCGCCGCACTCGCCGTGCCGCCCGCGCTCGTCTGCTTCTTCGGCCCACACAACCTGACGATTCCGGCGCTGGCCGTGGCCATCTTCCTCATCTTCCTCGGAACCGGCCCCGTCAACGCCGCGACAATGAACGCCGTAAGACCCGAAGTTCGCGCCACCGCGATGGCTGGACAGCTCCTCGTCATTCACGCGCTCGGCGACGCGATCTCGCCCCGCATCATTGGAGCTGTCAGCGACCGCAGCACACTCAACCTCGGCCTCGGTTCAACGCTCATTACCCTGCTGCTCGCCGCCGTGATCTTCTTCCTTGGCTCGCGCTACGCACCGCCGCTCACCGACGATGAAGCCGCAGCCACAACATAA
- a CDS encoding tetratricopeptide repeat protein, with amino-acid sequence MLLGLVTAAMLLWTSGMYAQREGAARVSVPEAQAYATAALQARIASERGMIEAGERQHFSEERMGYLWATLAVDYRKAGDFNAAEDAYIRALDLLKRNASSARNYAVALDNFAMLYLTYGRLEEAESYNSQAAKIRSGLGFPLDAARSEGHRAEIDLAKHKFKETEAEANHALQVFEAEHDAELLDVTSALNALAYARCMQKNCGQGMQDAVRSLDLARRHFGADSMPAAHALLAVGFARWKTGQIEEADRTMRTAIEMMRAHPGSERAQLLALAEYRDYLKQVHNPGDAEWAEKMTTEVRNHDSYCGTCINVRSLSNAMR; translated from the coding sequence TTGCTGCTGGGGCTTGTTACGGCGGCGATGCTTTTGTGGACTTCAGGTATGTATGCGCAGCGTGAAGGTGCTGCGCGAGTAAGTGTGCCGGAAGCACAGGCGTATGCGACAGCGGCGCTACAGGCGAGGATTGCGAGCGAACGCGGGATGATTGAAGCGGGAGAGCGGCAGCACTTCTCTGAAGAGCGGATGGGTTATCTGTGGGCGACGCTGGCGGTGGATTATCGCAAGGCGGGGGACTTCAATGCGGCGGAAGACGCGTACATCCGAGCGCTTGATCTGCTGAAGCGCAATGCTTCCTCGGCTCGCAACTATGCGGTGGCGCTGGATAATTTCGCGATGCTGTACCTGACATATGGGCGGCTGGAGGAGGCAGAGAGCTACAACAGTCAGGCAGCAAAGATACGGAGCGGGCTTGGATTTCCGCTGGATGCGGCGCGATCGGAAGGGCATCGGGCGGAGATCGATCTGGCAAAGCACAAGTTCAAGGAGACGGAGGCGGAGGCGAATCATGCGCTTCAGGTATTTGAGGCAGAGCATGATGCTGAGCTACTGGACGTGACCTCGGCACTGAATGCTTTGGCGTATGCGCGTTGCATGCAGAAGAACTGCGGACAGGGGATGCAGGATGCTGTGCGGTCTTTGGATCTGGCGCGTCGTCATTTTGGGGCCGATTCGATGCCTGCTGCACATGCATTGCTGGCGGTTGGGTTTGCGCGATGGAAGACGGGCCAGATAGAAGAGGCGGATCGAACGATGCGGACGGCGATTGAGATGATGCGGGCGCATCCGGGGTCGGAACGAGCGCAGCTGTTAGCGCTTGCGGAGTATCGCGATTATCTGAAACAGGTACACAATCCAGGAGACGCGGAGTGGGCGGAGAAGATGACGACGGAGGTGCGCAATCATGATTCGTACTGCGGGACGTGCATCAACGTGCGCAGTCTTTCGAATGCGATGAGGTAA
- a CDS encoding M48 family metalloprotease encodes MKTVRRYLSSIAVVLCLTITGCTVTVEKVPASAAGGQAQPAQQSQPVQPATQTLDEEQQIGQEVFDQLKAKGEIIESSPLYDQLRPISDAITQAAQPQYNHPFKFYLVHEEQPNAFATPGGNVYVVDSLLYFVKNKEQLAGTLCHEVSHTIHRDTVTLMEKQKKLERREVGAALLLGPTRAHLLAIALLGKLNSLGYSREVEKQADLTGSDICAQTPYNPWGLVWLLQDFKSAGVGQIPQLLSDHPNDQNRITALKRHFRQNRAVFDRFDPDPKSATPLSITKGAPEAFLH; translated from the coding sequence ATGAAGACAGTGCGACGATACCTGTCGAGTATTGCTGTAGTGCTATGCCTGACGATAACAGGCTGCACTGTAACTGTTGAGAAGGTGCCAGCATCTGCAGCGGGAGGACAAGCTCAACCTGCGCAGCAGAGTCAACCGGTACAGCCAGCAACGCAAACGCTGGATGAAGAGCAGCAGATCGGCCAGGAGGTCTTCGACCAACTGAAGGCCAAGGGCGAGATTATCGAATCGTCTCCTTTGTATGACCAGCTGCGACCGATCTCAGATGCGATTACGCAAGCCGCCCAACCGCAATATAACCACCCATTCAAGTTCTACCTGGTACATGAGGAGCAGCCGAATGCATTTGCAACTCCTGGAGGGAATGTCTATGTGGTGGATTCTCTTCTCTACTTTGTGAAAAACAAGGAACAGCTTGCGGGGACGCTCTGTCACGAGGTATCGCACACGATCCATCGCGATACGGTGACACTGATGGAGAAGCAAAAGAAGCTTGAGAGGCGTGAGGTTGGCGCCGCTCTATTGTTGGGCCCGACACGCGCACACCTACTGGCAATTGCGTTGCTGGGCAAGCTCAATTCGCTGGGATACTCGCGCGAGGTGGAGAAGCAGGCAGATCTGACGGGATCGGATATCTGCGCGCAGACGCCATACAATCCGTGGGGCCTCGTATGGCTGTTGCAGGATTTTAAGAGCGCTGGCGTCGGCCAGATTCCTCAACTGCTTTCAGACCACCCGAACGACCAGAATCGCATCACGGCGCTGAAACGTCACTTCCGGCAGAACCGTGCGGTGTTTGATCGATTCGATCCTGATCCGAAGTCGGCGACGCCCCTTTCGATTACAAAGGGCGCGCCGGAGGCGTTTCTGCATTAG
- a CDS encoding type II secretion system protein codes for MVKLSSTRAKLLAERGFTLIELMIVMVIIGLLAAIAVPMYVQSVRHAREAVLKEDLRVLRAAIDSYTVDKQKAPQSLDDLVQSGYIKTMPVDPFTHRSDTWIPAQDDTLQTLDQTESGITDVHSGAAGAAADGTSYSSW; via the coding sequence ATGGTGAAACTCTCTTCAACCCGAGCGAAACTCCTCGCCGAACGAGGCTTCACCCTCATTGAGCTGATGATCGTTATGGTCATCATCGGCCTGCTCGCCGCTATCGCCGTGCCCATGTATGTGCAGAGCGTCCGCCACGCCCGCGAGGCCGTGCTCAAAGAAGACCTTCGCGTCCTCCGTGCCGCTATCGATTCCTACACTGTCGACAAGCAAAAAGCGCCGCAGTCCCTCGACGACCTTGTGCAGTCGGGCTACATCAAAACCATGCCGGTCGATCCCTTCACCCACCGCTCCGACACCTGGATTCCCGCTCAGGACGACACCCTGCAAACTCTTGATCAGACTGAATCCGGCATCACGGACGTCCATTCTGGCGCTGCTGGGGCCGCTGCCGACGGTACTTCCTACTCTTCCTGGTAA
- a CDS encoding BON domain-containing protein, translating into MTPTLLEFAKKSDERILCDIMRQMNWQSDIDASNIRVEVRKGVITLRGAVETCVEKIEAENAVKAVYGATAIINHLEVSPSHVPTDSEIVNDIIAALHNTTSILDRMPQVTVRDGIAIFHGSCRWDFQRLCAERTALSTKGVKAVVNLITVDPAPSPLPHTDVGGPTLVRQAS; encoded by the coding sequence ATGACACCTACTCTTCTCGAATTCGCCAAAAAATCGGATGAACGGATTCTGTGCGACATCATGCGTCAGATGAATTGGCAGTCTGATATCGATGCGAGCAATATTCGTGTTGAAGTTCGCAAAGGAGTGATCACGTTACGGGGCGCAGTTGAGACCTGCGTGGAAAAAATCGAGGCCGAAAACGCTGTCAAAGCTGTCTATGGTGCCACCGCTATCATCAATCATCTCGAAGTCAGCCCGTCGCATGTGCCAACCGACAGCGAGATCGTTAACGACATCATTGCCGCTCTTCATAACACCACAAGTATTTTAGACAGGATGCCTCAAGTCACCGTGCGGGATGGCATTGCCATCTTTCATGGCAGTTGTCGCTGGGACTTCCAGAGGCTCTGTGCCGAACGTACAGCTCTTTCCACCAAAGGCGTCAAAGCCGTCGTCAATTTGATTACCGTCGATCCTGCTCCGTCTCCGTTGCCTCATACAGATGTGGGCGGCCCGACTCTCGTCCGGCAAGCTAGTTAA
- a CDS encoding type II secretion system protein has product MQHNSDSIRFSPEAGLTLVELIIVVAILSLLATAAVPIARFQVRREKERELRRDLWEMRAAIDRYKDAADKGAFQIKADSMGYPPDLQTLVDGVDVQGKKVRFLRKIPVDPMTGNNEWGLRSNQDDPDSDSFGGQNVFDVHSKSIGTALDGTKYSSW; this is encoded by the coding sequence GTGCAGCACAATTCGGATTCGATTCGCTTTAGCCCCGAAGCCGGACTGACGCTCGTCGAGCTCATTATTGTCGTGGCCATCCTCTCCCTGCTTGCCACCGCAGCCGTTCCCATCGCGCGCTTTCAGGTACGCCGCGAAAAGGAGCGCGAGTTGCGCCGTGACCTCTGGGAGATGCGCGCCGCCATCGACCGCTACAAAGACGCGGCTGACAAAGGGGCATTTCAGATCAAAGCCGACTCCATGGGCTATCCCCCGGATCTCCAGACGCTTGTCGACGGTGTGGATGTCCAGGGCAAGAAAGTTCGCTTCCTCCGCAAGATTCCTGTCGATCCCATGACTGGAAACAACGAGTGGGGTCTGCGCTCCAATCAGGACGACCCCGACTCCGACTCCTTCGGCGGCCAGAACGTTTTCGACGTCCACTCCAAGAGCATCGGCACGGCTCTCGACGGTACAAAATATTCCTCATGGTGA